In Anopheles gambiae chromosome 2, idAnoGambNW_F1_1, whole genome shotgun sequence, a single window of DNA contains:
- the LOC133392048 gene encoding histone H4 codes for MTGRGKGGKGLGKGGAKRHRKVLRDNIQGITKPAIRRLARRGGVKRISGLIYEETRGVLKVFLENVIRDAVTYTEHAKRKTVTAMDVVYALKRQGRTLYGFGG; via the coding sequence ATGACTGGAAgaggaaagggaggaaaaggtCTGGGTAAAGGAGGAGCCAAGCGTCACCGAAAAGTGCTGCGGGATAACATCCAGGGCATTACCAAGCCCGCCATCCGCCGTTTGGCTCGGCGCGGAGGAGTGAAACGTATCTCCGGTCTCATCTACGAGGAAACCCGTGGCGTCCTGAAAGTATTTCTGGAGAATGTGATTCGTGATGCGGTCACTTACACTGAACACGCCAAGCGTAAGACCGTCACCGCTATGGATGTGGTGTATGCTCTGAAGCGTCAGGGCCGCACTCTGTACGGTTTTGGAGGCTAA
- the LOC133392015 gene encoding histone H3 codes for MARTKQTARKSTGGKAPRKQLATKAARKSAPATGGVKKPHRYRPGTVALREIRRYQKSTELLIRKLPFQRLVREIAQDFKTDLRFQSSAVMALQEASEAYLVGLFEDTNLCAIHAKRVTIMPKDIQLARRIRGERA; via the coding sequence ATGGCTCGTACCAAGCAAACCGCTCGTAAATCGACTGGAGGTAAGGCTCCTCGCAAGCAGCTGGCCACCAAGGCTGCTCGTAAAAGTGCCCCGGCCACCGGAGGAGTGAAGAAGCCGCATCGTTACCGTCCGGGAACGGTGGCCCTCCGAGAAATCCGTCGCTACCAGAAGTCGACCGAGCTGCTCATCCGCAAGCTGCCCTTCCAGCGCTTGGTGCGTGAGATCGCCCAGGACTTCAAGACTGATCTCCGCTTTCAAAGCTCAGCTGTGATGGCGCTGCAGGAAGCCAGCGAGGCGTATCTGGTTGGTCTGTTCGAAGACACGAATCTGTGCGCCATCCACGCCAAGCGCGTCACCATCATGCCCAAGGACATCCAGCTGGCCCGTCGCATCCGCGGAGAGCGTGCCTAA
- the LOC133392027 gene encoding histone H2A, with translation MSGRGKGGKVKGKAKSRSNRAGLQFPVGRIHRLLRKGNYAERVGAGAPVYLAAVMEYLAAEVLELAGNAARDNKKTRIIPRHLQLAIRNDEELNKLLSGVTIAQGGVLPNIQAVLLPKKTEKKA, from the coding sequence ATGTCTGGCCgtggaaagggaggaaaggTAAAGGGAAAGGCAAAGTCCCGTTCCAACCGTGCCGGTCTTCAGTTCCCCGTTGGCCGTATTCATCGTCTCCTGCGCAAGGGTAACTATGCCGAGCGCGTCGGTGCCGGAGCACCCGTGTATCTGGCAGCCGTCATGGAATACTTGGCCGCTGAAGTGCTTGAGTTGGCCGGAAACGCTGCCCGTGACAACAAGAAGACGCGCATCATCCCGCGTCATCTGCAGCTGGCCATCCGCAACGACGAGGAGTTGAACAAGCTGCTGTCCGGAGTAACCATCGCTCAGGGTGGTGTGCTGCCCAACATTCAGGCCGTGCTGCTGCCCAAGAAGACCGAAAAGAAGGCTTAA
- the LOC133392056 gene encoding histone H4: MTGRGKGGKGLGKGGAKRHRKVLRDNIQGITKPAIRRLARRGGVKRISGLIYEETRGVLKVFLENVIRDAVTYTEHAKRKTVTAMDVVYALKRQGRTLYGFGG, translated from the coding sequence ATGACTGGAAgaggaaagggaggaaaaggtCTGGGTAAAGGAGGAGCCAAGCGTCACCGAAAAGTGCTCCGGGATAACATCCAGGGCATTACCAAGCCCGCCATCCGCCGTTTGGCTCGGCGCGGAGGAGTGAAACGAATCTCCGGTCTCATCTACGAGGAAACCCGTGGCGTCCTGAAAGTATTTCTGGAGAATGTGATTCGTGATGCGGTCACTTACACTGAACACGCCAAGCGTAAGACCGTCACCGCTATGGATGTGGTGTATGCTCTGAAGCGTCAGGGCCGCACTCTGTACGGTTTTGGAGGTTAA
- the LOC1269026 gene encoding histone H4 translates to MTGRGKGGKGLGKGGAKRHRKVLRDNIQGITKPAIRRLARRGGVKRISGLIYEETRGVLKVFLENVIRDAVTYTEHAKRKTVTAMDVVYALKRQGRTLYGFGG, encoded by the coding sequence ATGACTGGAAgaggaaagggaggaaaaggtCTGGGTAAAGGAGGAGCCAAGCGTCACCGAAAAGTGCTGCGGGATAACATCCAGGGCATTACCAAGCCCGCCATCCGCCGTTTGGCTCGGCGCGGAGGAGTGAAACGTATCTCCGGCCTCATCTACGAGGAAACCCGTGGCGTCCTGAAAGTATTTCTGGAGAATGTGATTCGTGATGCGGTCACTTACACTGAACACGCCAAGCGTAAGACCGTCACCGCTATGGATGTGGTGTATGCTCTGAAGCGTCAGGGCCGCACTCTGTACGGTTTTGGAGGTTAA
- the LOC133392010 gene encoding histone H3, with product MARTKQTARKSTGGKAPRKQLATKAARKSAPATGGVKKPHRYRPGTVALREIRRYQKSTELLIRKLPFQRLVREIAQDFKTDLRFQSSAVMALQEASEAYLVGLFEDTNLCAIHAKRVTIMPKDIQLARRIRGERA from the coding sequence ATGGCTCGTACCAAGCAAACCGCTCGTAAATCGACTGGAGGTAAGGCTCCTCGCAAGCAGCTGGCCACCAAGGCTGCTCGTAAAAGTGCCCCGGCCACCGGAGGAGTGAAGAAGCCGCATCGTTACCGTCCGGGAACGGTGGCCCTCCGAGAAATCCGTCGCTACCAGAAGTCGACCGAGCTGCTCATCCGCAAGCTGCCCTTCCAGCGCTTGGTGCGTGAGATCGCCCAGGACTTCAAGACTGATCTCCGCTTCCAGAGCTCAGCCGTCATGGCGCTGCAGGAAGCCAGCGAGGCGTATCTGGTTGGTCTGTTCGAAGACACGAATCTGTGCGCCATCCACGCCAAGCGCGTCACCATCATGCCCAAGGACATCCAGCTGGCCCGTCGCATCCGCGGAGAGCGTGCCTAA
- the LOC133392026 gene encoding histone H2B, which produces MAPKTSGKAAKKSGKAQKNISKSDKKKKRKTRKESYAIYIYKVLKQVHPDTGISSKAMSIMNSFVNDIFERIAAEASRLAHYNKRSTITSREIQTAVRLLLPGELAKHAVSEGTKAVTKYTSSK; this is translated from the coding sequence ATGGCACCCAAAACCAGTGGAAAAGCTGCGAAGAAGTCTGGCAAGGCccagaaaaatatttccaagtccgacaagaaaaagaagcgcaAGACCCGCAAGGAAAGCTACGCTATTTACATCTACAAAGTGTTGAAGCAAGTCCACCCGGATACTGGCATCTCTTCGAAGGCCATGAGCATCATGAACAGTTTCGTCAACGATATCTTCGAACGCATTGCTGCTGAGGCATCCCGCTTGGCGCACTACAACAAGCGTTCGACGATCACGTCCCGCGAAATCCAAACCGCTGttcgtctgctgctgcctggTGAGCTTGCCAAGCACGCCGTCTCCGAAGGAACGAAGGCTGTCACAAAGTACACCAGCTCGAAGTAA
- the LOC133392030 gene encoding histone H2A: MSGRGKGGKVKGKAKSRSNRAGLQFPVGRIHRLLRKGNYAERVGAGAPVYLAAVMEYLAAEVLELAGNAARDNKKTRIIPRHLQLAIRNDEELNKLLSGVTIAQGGVLPNIQAVLLPKKTEKKA, translated from the coding sequence ATGTCTGGCCgtggaaagggaggaaaggTAAAGGGAAAGGCAAAGTCCCGTTCCAACCGTGCCGGTCTTCAGTTCCCCGTTGGCCGTATTCATCGTCTCCTGCGCAAGGGTAACTATGCCGAGCGCGTCGGTGCCGGAGCACCCGTGTATCTGGCAGCCGTCATGGAATACTTGGCCGCTGAAGTGCTTGAGTTGGCCGGAAACGCTGCCCGTGACAACAAGAAGACGCGCATCATCCCGCGTCATCTGCAGCTGGCCATCCGCAACGACGAGGAGTTGAACAAGCTGCTGTCCGGAGTAACCATCGCTCAGGGTGGTGTGCTGCCTAACATTCAGGCCGTGCTGCTGCCCAAGAAGACCGAAAAGAAGGCTTAA
- the LOC133392079 gene encoding uncharacterized protein LOC133392079 yields the protein MARTKQTARKSTGGKAPRKQLATKAARKSAPATGGVKKPHRYRPGTVALREIRRYQKSTELLIRKLPFQRLVREIAQDFKTDLRFQSSAVMALQEASEAYLVGLFEDTNLCAIHAKRVTIMPKDIQLARRIRGERAGGKVKGKAKSRSNRAGLQFPVGRIHRLLRKGNYAERVGAGAPVYLAAVMEYLAAEVLELAGNAARDNKKTRIIPRHLQLAIRNDEELNKLLSGVTIAQGGVLPNIQAVLLPKKTEKKSAALTLQSIHHIHSGDGLTLGVFSDATGFLVDEAGDTFHSSAPSQTADGGLGNALDVIPQHFSSSLRAQRNLRSRSEMARTKQTARKSTGGKAPRKQLATKAARKSAPATGGVKKPHRYRPGTVALREIRRYQKSTELLIRKLPFQRLVREIAQDFKTDLRFQSSAVMALQEASEAYLVGLFEDTNLCAIHAKRVTIMPKDIQLARRIRGERA from the exons ATGGCTCGTACCAAGCAAACCGCTCGTAAATCGACTGGAGGTAAGGCTCCTCGCAAGCAGCTGGCCACCAAGGCTGCTCGTAAAAGTGCCCCGGCCACCGGAGGAGTGAAGAAGCCGCATCGTTACCGTCCGGGAACGGTGGCCCTCCGAGAAATCCGTCGCTACCAGAAGTCGACCGAGCTGCTCATCCGCAAGCTGCCCTTCCAGCGCTTGGTGCGTGAGATCGCCCAGGACTTCAAGACTGATCTCCGCTTCCAGAGCTCAGCCGTCATGGCGCTGCAGGAAGCCAGCGAGGCGTATCTGGTTGGTCTGTTCGAAGACACGAATCTGTGCGCCATCCACGCCAAGCGCGTCACCATCATGCCCAAGGACATCCAGCTGGCCCGTCGCATCCGCGGAGAGCGTGCC ggaggaaaggTAAAGGGAAAGGCAAAGTCCCGTTCCAACCGTGCCGGTCTTCAGTTCCCCGTTGGCCGTATTCATCGTCTCCTGCGCAAGGGTAACTATGCCGAGCGCGTCGGTGCCGGAGCACCCGTGTATCTGGCAGCCGTCATGGAATACTTGGCCGCTGAAGTGCTTGAGTTGGCCGGAAACGCTGCCCGTGACAACAAGAAGACGCGCATCATCCCGCGTCATCTGCAGCTGGCCATCCGCAACGACGAGGAGTTGAACAAGCTGCTGTCCGGAGTAACCATCGCTCAGGGTGGTGTGCTGCCTAACATTCAGGCCGTGCTGCTGCCCAAGAAGACCGAAAAGAAG AGTGCGGCCCTGACGCTTCAGAGCATACACCACATCCATAGCGGTGACGGTCTTACGCTTGGCGTGTTCAGT GACGCCACGGGTTTCCTCGTAGATGAGGCCGGAGATACGTTTCACTCCTCCGCGCCGAGCCAAACGGCGGATGGCGGGCTTGGTAATGCCCTGGATGTTATCCCGCAGCACTTTTCG AGTTCGCTCCGTGCTCAACGAAACCTACGCTCCCGAAGTGAAATGGCTCGTACCAAGCAAACCGCTCGTAAATCGACTGGAGGTAAGGCTCCTCGCAAGCAGCTGGCCACCAAGGCTGCTCGTAAAAGTGCCCCGGCCACCGGAGGAGTGAAGAAGCCGCATCGTTACCGTCCGGGAACGGTGGCCCTCCGAGAAATCCGTCGCTACCAGAAGTCGACCGAGCTGCTCATCCGCAAGCTGCCCTTCCAGCGCTTGGTGCGTGAGATCGCCCAGGACTTCAAGACTGATCTCCGCTTCCAGAGCTCAGCCGTCATGGCGCTGCAGGAAGCCAGCGAGGCGTATCTGGTTGGTCTGTTCGAAGACACGAATCTGTGCGCCATCCACGCCAAGCGCGTCACCATCATGCCCAAGGACATCCAGCTGGCCCGTCGCATCCGCGGAGAGCGTGCCTAA
- the LOC133392038 gene encoding histone H2B codes for MAPKTSGKAAKKSGKAQKNISKSDKKKKRKTRKESYAIYIYKVLKQVHPDTGISSKAMSIMNSFVNDIFERIAAEASRLAHYNKRSTITSREIQTAVRLLLPGELAKHAVSEGTKAVTKYTSSK; via the coding sequence ATGGCACCCAAAACCAGTGGAAAAGCTGCGAAGAAGTCTGGCAAGGCccagaaaaatatttccaagtccgacaagaaaaagaagcgcaAGACCCGCAAGGAAAGCTACGCTATTTACATCTACAAAGTGTTGAAGCAAGTCCACCCGGATACCGGCATCTCTTCGAAGGCCATGAGCATCATGAACAGTTTCGTCAACGATATCTTCGAACGCATTGCTGCTGAGGCATCCCGCTTGGCGCACTACAACAAGCGTTCGACGATCACGTCCCGCGAAATCCAAACCGCTGttcgtctgctgctgcctggTGAGCTTGCCAAGCACGCCGTCTCCGAAGGAACGAAGGCTGTCACAAAGTACACCAGCTCGAAGTAA
- the LOC133392039 gene encoding histone H2A yields MSGRGKGGKVKGKAKSRSNRAGLQFPVGRIHRLLRKGNYAERVGAGAPVYLAAVMEYLAAEVLELAGNAARDNKKTRIIPRHLQLAIRNDEELNKLLSGVTIAQGGVLPNIQAVLLPKKTEKKA; encoded by the coding sequence ATGTCTGGCCgtggaaagggaggaaaggTAAAGGGAAAGGCAAAGTCCCGATCCAACCGTGCCGGTCTTCAGTTCCCCGTTGGCCGTATTCATCGTCTCCTGCGCAAGGGTAACTATGCCGAGCGCGTCGGTGCCGGAGCACCCGTGTATCTGGCAGCCGTCATGGAATACTTGGCCGCTGAAGTGCTTGAGTTGGCCGGAAACGCTGCCCGTGACAACAAGAAGACGCGCATCATCCCGCGTCATCTGCAGCTGGCCATCCGCAACGACGAGGAGTTGAACAAGCTGCTGTCCGGAGTAACCATCGCTCAGGGTGGTGTGCTGCCCAACATTCAGGCCGTGCTGCTGCCCAAGAAGACCGAAAAGAAGGCTTAA